In Desulfatiglans sp., the sequence CTCCATTACCTTGAGTTCCAGCTTGCTTAACTTCGGTGATTTCATATTGCTACTACCTCCAATATTTTTTCTACTATCTTTGTAGTAGATACTATTTTAAATGTAATAGGCTGTCAAGCATTTTTAAAAAAGATTTTTAGCCTCTTAACAAAAATGGCTATTATCAAAATATTTTTTAATAATGATATGGCAAATTTCCAGATGTTATGTATAATCACACAACCATGTTCAAAGCGGTCTCAATTACTGTCATTTTGGCCCTGATCGCTTTTATACCACTCCCCTCTTACAATCGTTGATGCAGGGTACTTGAGGTTATGTACTTGGAATTATTATATTATTGAAAGGAATTTTACTTTGAAAAAATCAGGTTTTTTAGCGTTAGTTGCAGCAATTTCCTGCCAGCTTTGTGCCGGCATACTTTATATGTGGGGCGTTTTCCAGCCGCACGTTGTTAAATATTATGGTTGGGACCCAGCCCATGTGGCAATGACTTCCGCCTTTATGATTGCTATATTTGTCACAGGAACAATATTAAGCGGTCTGGTCCAGGAAAAAATTCACCCTAGGGTCGTGGCTACGGCAGGCGCAATTTTATTCTGCCTCGGTTTTTATTTAACCTCCATACTCACATCCAAACACTACTGGCTCATATACATCACATACAGCGGTTTTTCAGGTCTCGGTTGCGGTCTGGTATTTTCAACAGTACTTTCAGTTGTGCAAAAATGGTATGCTGCAAGGGTTGGCATGGCAACAGGGTTATGTGTCGGCTCTTTTGGCCTTGCTACTGTAATCTTTACCCCGATTGCTGAATCGCTTTTATCATCAGGCGGTGTGCCATATGCCTTTAGGACGCTTTCTATTATATTTTTTTTAATTACAATGATCGCCTGTTTTTTTATTAAAAATCCCAGCAAGGAGTATTATTACTCTGAACTTACAAAGGTTGTTCCTCCTGAGCACATCAAACAATT encodes:
- a CDS encoding OFA family MFS transporter: MKKSGFLALVAAISCQLCAGILYMWGVFQPHVVKYYGWDPAHVAMTSAFMIAIFVTGTILSGLVQEKIHPRVVATAGAILFCLGFYLTSILTSKHYWLIYITYSGFSGLGCGLVFSTVLSVVQKWYAARVGMATGLCVGSFGLATVIFTPIAESLLSSGGVPYAFRTLSIIFFLITMIACFFIKNPSKEYYYSELTKVVPPEHIKQFKPGQMLKSPSYYYIFTALFTSSAAYFIIIPFIKTIAMARGMSTTLALAAIMFSGVANASGRLLAPSVSDKIGRTTTIITCTLISAFATILMIYATGLWYIAAVFFIAFSYGGISGVNPVISTELFGARYSGANYGLVMIGIAASSIIFSELSLMINANGIETGDFTSSLILATILCAVPIIMMILLKRRVKSFGKNI